A genome region from Sceloporus undulatus isolate JIND9_A2432 ecotype Alabama chromosome 1, SceUnd_v1.1, whole genome shotgun sequence includes the following:
- the GPR63 gene encoding probable G-protein coupled receptor 63 — MVLSGMLTQAHSAILNATFIVYENAYGNITTPFFLVHSGNVQPLKYHLGVMVTTEATALTDNTIPALPLQDFKSLSLPLQIILSAVMIFILLVSFLGNLVVCLMVYQKTAMRSAINILLASLAFADMLLAVLNMPFALITIITTRWVFGAIFCRVSAMFFWLFVIEGVAILLIISIDRFLIIVQRQDKLNPYRAKVLIAVSWAIAFVVAFPLSVGNPSLQIPSKAPQCVFGYSTSPGYRAYVILVVLISFFIPFLVMLYSFMGILNTVRHNAVRIHSHPDSICLSQASKLGLMSLQRPFQMNIDMSFKTRAFTTILILFIVFIICWAPFTTYSLIATFNSHFYDKHNFFEISTWLLWLCYLKSALNPLIYYWRIKKFHDACLDLMPKYFKFLPQLPGHTRRRIRPSAVYVCGEHRSVV; from the coding sequence ATGGTTCTTTCTGGAATGCTGACCCAGGCTCATTCTGCAATCCTCAATGCAACTTTCATTGTCTATGAAAATGCCTATGGAAatatcaccactcccttcttcttggTTCATAGCGGCAATGTGCAGCCACTGAAATACCACTTGGGTGTCATGGTTACCACTGAGGCAACAGCTTTGACAGACAACACTATACCTGCCCTTCCTTTGCAAGACTTCAAGAGCTTGAGCCTGCCACTCCAGATCATACTTTCTGCTGTCATGATATTTATACTCCTGGTTTCTTTCCTTGGCAACCTTGTTGTCTGCCTCATGGTCTATCAGAAGACTGCAATGCGCTCTGCTATTAACATTCTCCTAGCTAGCTTGGCTTTTGCAGACATGCTGCTTGCTGTGCTGAATATGCCTTTTGCTCTGATAACTATCATCACAACTCGATGGGTTTTTGGCGCTATCTTTTGCAGAGTCTCTGCTATGTTTTTCTGGCTGTTTGTCATTGAAGGTGTTGCCATTTTGCTCATCATTAGCATTGACAGGTTCCTTATCATAGTTCAGAGGCAGGATAAGCTGAATCCTTACCGTGCAAAAGTCCTTATTGCTGTCTCCTGGGCTATAGCCTTTGTAGTGGCTTTCCCACTCTCTGTGGGGAACCCGAGCCTACAGATACCTTCTAAAGCACCTCAGTGTGTGTTTGGTTACTCAACAAGTCCTGGCTACCGTGCCTATGTGATACTGGTGGTCCTTATTTCCTTTTTCATTCCATTCCTGGTGATGTTGTATTCTTTTATGGGCATCCTCAACACAGTACGGCACAATGCAGTTCGTATCCATAGCCACCCAGATAGCATTTGCCTCAGTCAAGCCAGCAAACTTGGTCTCATGAGCCTCCAGAGACCCTTTCAGATGAACATTGATATGAGCTTTAAAACTCGTGCCTTCACAACCATCTTGATTCTCTTCATTGTCTTCATAATCTGCTGGGCACCCTTCACCACCTACAGCCTTATTGCTACATTCAACAGCCACTTTTACGACAAGCACAACTTTTTTGAGATAAGCACTTGGCTCCTTTGGCTCTGCTACCTCAAGTCAGCATTGAATCCACTGATTTACTACTGGAGGATCAAGAAGTTTCATGACGCTTGCTTAGACTTGATGCCCAAGTACTTCAAGTTTTTGCCACAGCTACCTGGTCACACCAGAAGACGTATCCGGCCAAGTGccgtgtatgtgtgtggggagcACCGGTCAGTAGTGTAG